The nucleotide sequence GAATACGATCACTCCCGGTTTGAAACTAAGTGATCCAAAGAAGTACCGGTTTCAATTACTAATTTCTCTAATGTTAAGCTCACAGACAAAAGACGAGGTTAACTACGACGCAATGATCAACTTGAATACTGGACTTGGAAAGAAACATGCTCAAGGGTTTTGTCTCGAGGCTATGTCACAGTTATCAGaaactgaaattgattcataTATATGTAAAGTCGGATTTCATAACAGAAAAGCTCAGTACATTGCAAGGACATGTCAGATATTGAAATCTGAGTTCAATGGAGATATACCAAACAATATTGAGGATATTGTTAGATTGCCCGGTGTTGGTCCCAAAATGGGATACCTTTTGCTACAGGCAGGTTGGGGTATCAATAGTGGAATAGGTGTTGACGTGCACCTACATCGACTAGCATCCTTATGGCATTGGGTATCACCAAAGGCAACAACACCGGAAAAATGTCGCATAGAATTAGAGAGTTGGCTTCCACAAAACTATTGGAGTGATATTAACCCCTtaattgttggatttggtCAGGTTATTTGTGTACCAAGAGCCAGCAATTGTGACATTTGTGCACTAGGACGAAAAAAACTCTGTTCGGCAGCTAATAAAAAGTTACTAAAGGGACCAGTTAGTGAGGACCGTAAATCCAAGTTAATGAAGCAAAGAGCAGACTTGACAAATCTAATCAACGAATATTTATAATCTACACTAGTATCTAGTCTATGTACCCACCTTCTTTCGAAAGGGAATAGAATATACTATTCTTATTTTTGAGCAAATTCTCTGGCGTATCAAATTCGGCAACCTGTCCTTGatccaacaccaaaatcTTGTCACTGTCCATGATAGTATCGATTCTATGAGCAATGGTTAAAATTGTTTTATCCTTAAACTGTTCCCTGATTGTCTCTTGTATAATCTTGTCTGTTTGGAAATCGACAGCAGCGGTGGCTTCATCCAAAACCAAGATCTTACTAGTCTCATTCAATAAAGCCCTGGCTAAACACAAGAGTTGCTTTTGACCAGCTGACAAGTTGGAACCACCCTCTTCGATATCCGCGTCCAATCCATGTTTCTTTGGTAGCTCATCAGGATTTTTGCTGGCTTCTTTCTCTGCCTCTGTGGGGTCGGACTCCATTTTCTCAACATGCTCTTTCAAATGTGCCAACTCTAACGC is from Candida orthopsilosis Co 90-125, chromosome 1 draft sequence and encodes:
- a CDS encoding Ntg1 protein (strong similarity to both S. cerevisiae Ntg1p Ntg2p DNA repair glycosylases); the protein is MPSKRVISPSIGVLTKKKKISNILNGSAVTDEASLTEIKKEAKTEEARKNCNADDTSIKSGDSIDTARVKVEVESELSPNIFPKVDPGDSLKGPANWAKIYNEIVEMRAKFFAPVDSQGCESMPNTITPGLKLSDPKKYRFQLLISLMLSSQTKDEVNYDAMINLNTGLGKKHAQGFCLEAMSQLSETEIDSYICKVGFHNRKAQYIARTCQILKSEFNGDIPNNIEDIVRLPGVGPKMGYLLLQAGWGINSGIGVDVHLHRLASLWHWVSPKATTPEKCRIELESWLPQNYWSDINPLIVGFGQVICVPRASNCDICALGRKKLCSAANKKLLKGPVSEDRKSKLMKQRADLTNLINEYL